Proteins from a single region of Chryseobacterium sp. W4I1:
- a CDS encoding right-handed parallel beta-helix repeat-containing protein: protein MQSNKIYRIIFFLFILSSSDVSPQFQYRKIDNSLISAFDRKAEIKKTKLELFSKARNLTDYLPKNFSKKGDVNYTKYLQVGINDNKKVILPDFPVLIDFEGLRLQSNSSVLFQENSKLLLEPNSEELYGLLYIEGVENVEVYFANLVGDRDQHKGNKGEWGMGFFIRNSKNVKIYNPTIKKMWGDGIYIGNLDKPSEKIEINYAVIDDNRRNGISIVAGENVKIKNSLIANTYGAIPQSGIDIEPNKPADYINNILLENIVTYNNAESGLIFALDNLQGSRLDRIKIDVNNFVDYFSSKGIEFYVDRGYNKFLEPLKGTININNIKLFNNKYAMRNGYSSKSNIQINFKNLKINNKKINTNNLDIFVKKIKAGEEQIIK, encoded by the coding sequence ATGCAAAGCAACAAAATTTATAGAATTATTTTCTTCCTTTTCATTTTATCTTCATCCGATGTTTCACCTCAGTTTCAATATAGGAAAATTGATAATTCACTTATTTCAGCATTTGACAGAAAAGCAGAAATAAAAAAGACCAAATTGGAATTATTTTCAAAAGCCAGAAATCTTACGGATTATCTGCCTAAGAATTTTTCTAAAAAAGGGGATGTAAATTATACAAAATATTTACAGGTTGGGATTAACGATAATAAGAAAGTTATTCTTCCTGACTTTCCGGTACTGATTGATTTCGAAGGATTAAGATTACAGTCTAATTCTTCAGTTTTGTTTCAGGAAAATTCGAAGTTATTGCTGGAGCCCAATAGTGAAGAATTGTACGGTTTGCTTTATATTGAAGGAGTAGAAAATGTCGAGGTGTATTTTGCAAACTTAGTCGGAGACAGAGATCAGCATAAGGGAAATAAAGGGGAATGGGGAATGGGATTCTTTATCCGGAATAGTAAAAATGTAAAAATATACAATCCTACTATTAAAAAAATGTGGGGCGATGGTATTTATATAGGAAATTTAGATAAACCTTCCGAGAAAATTGAAATAAATTATGCAGTGATTGATGATAACAGGAGAAATGGAATATCTATTGTGGCAGGAGAGAATGTGAAAATAAAAAACAGCTTAATTGCTAATACTTATGGTGCAATTCCGCAGTCTGGGATTGATATTGAACCTAATAAGCCGGCTGATTATATTAATAATATTCTTTTAGAAAATATTGTTACTTATAATAATGCGGAAAGCGGGCTTATTTTTGCATTAGATAATTTACAAGGAAGTCGATTGGATCGTATAAAAATAGATGTTAATAACTTTGTAGATTATTTTTCAAGTAAAGGGATTGAATTTTATGTGGACAGAGGATATAATAAATTTTTAGAACCTTTAAAAGGAACAATTAACATTAATAATATTAAGTTGTTTAATAATAAATATGCGATGAGAAATGGGTACAGTTCAAAATCTAATATTCAGATAAATTTTAAAAATCTAAAAATTAATAACAAAAAGATAAATACCAATAATTTGGATATTTTTGTGAAAAAAATTAAAGCTGGGGAAGAACAGATAATAAAATAA
- a CDS encoding glycosyltransferase family 4 protein, with protein sequence MKAHKILIIPNAEITKVKNDFAVEKNTGEFAAELQRLGSKVTIYGQIIDEPNNIHVYKLNENSLNVRGLYRKSNKVLNYILLYLRVIPEILKSDFVYIFYPTAFKYTAFICSILQKKYGLYVRGMDDMQGKIPSLIYKQAAVGFCVADFFTDNINKIVGKKIAYTMRPMITLTENDIVENRTYENKDSYEILYLGRMTNDKGIIELLHGTSELKKMNYKFRLSLIGDGEYFEKLIELANQLDINDVVSFKGAIFDSSEIRQYFLNSDIYILPSYHEGFPRTLYEAMIYGTPIITTFVGGIPSLMKDGVNCMKIEPKSIKDIVSSLTLTFENYNKFGLLARQATKTVSSLLETRKYSHAMDVHRYLNKL encoded by the coding sequence ATGAAAGCACACAAAATATTAATTATCCCAAATGCAGAAATTACGAAAGTAAAAAATGATTTTGCTGTTGAAAAAAACACTGGGGAATTTGCAGCAGAATTACAAAGGTTAGGCTCAAAAGTTACAATATATGGACAAATCATTGATGAACCGAACAATATTCATGTCTATAAACTTAATGAAAATAGTCTGAACGTTAGAGGGTTATATAGAAAATCTAACAAAGTTCTGAATTATATATTGCTGTATTTGAGAGTTATACCTGAAATATTGAAATCTGATTTTGTTTACATTTTTTATCCTACAGCTTTTAAATATACAGCATTTATTTGTAGTATATTACAGAAAAAATATGGGCTTTATGTCAGAGGAATGGATGATATGCAAGGAAAGATTCCGTCATTGATATATAAACAAGCTGCTGTTGGATTTTGTGTGGCAGATTTTTTTACAGATAATATTAATAAGATTGTTGGAAAGAAAATTGCTTATACCATGAGACCAATGATTACCCTTACTGAAAATGATATTGTTGAAAATAGGACATATGAGAATAAAGATTCTTATGAAATTCTTTATTTGGGTCGTATGACTAATGATAAAGGGATTATAGAATTGCTTCATGGGACATCAGAGCTAAAGAAAATGAATTATAAATTCCGATTGAGCTTGATTGGTGATGGAGAGTATTTTGAAAAATTAATAGAATTGGCGAATCAATTAGATATAAATGATGTTGTATCTTTTAAAGGGGCGATTTTTGATTCATCTGAAATCCGCCAATACTTTTTAAATTCAGATATATATATTTTGCCCTCTTATCATGAAGGTTTTCCGAGAACGTTATATGAGGCTATGATATATGGAACGCCCATTATTACTACGTTTGTGGGAGGGATACCTTCACTGATGAAAGATGGGGTAAACTGTATGAAAATTGAACCTAAATCTATCAAAGATATTGTTTCATCCTTAACTCTTACCTTTGAAAATTATAATAAATTTGGATTATTAGCTCGTCAAGCAACCAAAACGGTTAGCAGTTTGCTAGAAACAAGAAAGTATTCACATGCAATGGATGTACACCGATATTTAAATAAACTCTAA
- a CDS encoding glycosyltransferase family 4 protein codes for MKIILIASYYFPIQDVSSLRIHSYCKAMAKKGINIHVLMVYPALTECPDHGVFEGVKYTFLSDKKYYNGNFFNKLYFRFSGLNNIRKFIFTDKVDAVLSYHDSFLTNFFVKLFTVLTSIPFVIDKTEYPYGYFQMSKMRQFIERLNLSLFDGFIVISNTLKDFYSKISKNVFLLPMTIDPNRFDGVSGGEDREKYISLTFGVHNRDGLFDSIITFHKYLNKSQKKSFKLYLIGDYSTLCENFPECNAIKIYVQENALEDSVLFLGRKPIEEVPVILAGAQCLITTPTKYVSGGFPTKLGEYMLSGVPIVATKAGEISDYVTDKYDVFLCNVGDLDCMADKIIFIENHPEKAMIVGQNAMNTAKFKFNANTYVKGMLEFLNSIKK; via the coding sequence ATGAAAATTATATTGATTGCATCATATTATTTTCCAATACAGGATGTTTCATCTTTAAGAATCCATAGCTACTGTAAAGCAATGGCAAAAAAGGGAATAAATATACATGTCTTAATGGTTTATCCGGCTCTAACAGAATGTCCTGACCATGGAGTTTTTGAAGGGGTAAAATATACTTTTCTTTCAGACAAAAAGTATTATAATGGAAACTTTTTTAATAAATTGTATTTTAGATTCTCTGGCTTGAATAATATCCGAAAATTTATTTTTACTGATAAAGTTGATGCAGTTTTATCTTATCATGATAGCTTTCTGACTAATTTTTTTGTAAAACTATTTACTGTATTAACTTCCATACCCTTTGTTATTGATAAGACAGAATATCCTTATGGATATTTCCAGATGTCTAAAATGAGACAATTCATAGAACGCTTAAATTTATCTTTGTTTGATGGTTTTATAGTAATTTCAAATACGCTGAAAGATTTTTATTCCAAAATATCAAAGAATGTTTTTCTCTTGCCTATGACGATTGATCCCAATAGATTTGATGGAGTCTCTGGAGGAGAAGATAGGGAGAAATATATTAGCTTGACTTTTGGTGTACACAATCGGGATGGATTGTTTGACAGCATAATTACTTTTCATAAATACCTGAACAAATCACAAAAAAAATCCTTTAAGCTCTACTTAATAGGTGATTATAGTACACTGTGCGAAAATTTCCCTGAATGCAATGCTATTAAAATATATGTTCAGGAGAATGCCCTGGAAGATAGTGTTCTTTTCTTGGGTAGAAAACCAATTGAGGAAGTTCCGGTAATTTTGGCTGGTGCTCAATGTTTAATTACCACACCTACAAAATATGTTTCAGGTGGTTTTCCCACGAAATTAGGAGAATATATGCTTTCCGGGGTTCCAATAGTAGCTACCAAAGCCGGTGAAATATCAGATTATGTTACGGATAAATATGATGTCTTTTTATGTAATGTGGGAGATCTGGACTGTATGGCAGATAAAATTATTTTTATTGAAAACCATCCTGAAAAAGCAATGATTGTAGGGCAAAATGCTATGAACACGGCTAAGTTTAAATTTAATGCCAATACATATGTCAAAGGGATGCTGGAATTTTTAAATTCAATCAAGAAATGA
- a CDS encoding EpsG family protein — protein MIFAIFVFLLLLCIIFPKSKIIAGCVFLFIWQLWGWNSWNGDYEQYEYFYNTIGKFGLDAINVEKGYSIFNSFIYSFGLDFQGFMIVYSFLILGIILYFTTISPYPAVFAILYFIIFIMDYVFMRNYMTNALFFLFLTLVFKNSKYLILKSVILLFLAFTFHNTGVFYFTFLLVLRTKMSIKKLSLIILGIIILLATSMTVFISFIGSKLIAGKILYYATGDSPIGPAASHAVIVFVLLLFIYYTKEKQLVLSLEKQRIITLFQKVNIITLIYVPLYFFIPDFGRFFRVLFPIELFFILYLFYCYKKINLRVILGLILIGMYSIILYQFSSSTLKWTYYPLFESNLIYSSP, from the coding sequence ATGATTTTTGCAATTTTTGTTTTTCTTTTACTATTGTGTATTATTTTCCCTAAATCCAAGATTATAGCGGGATGTGTTTTTTTGTTCATTTGGCAACTATGGGGCTGGAATAGCTGGAATGGAGATTATGAGCAATATGAATATTTTTATAATACAATTGGAAAATTTGGTTTAGATGCTATTAATGTTGAAAAAGGGTATTCAATATTTAATAGTTTTATTTATAGTTTTGGTCTCGATTTTCAAGGTTTTATGATTGTTTATTCTTTTCTTATTTTAGGAATAATACTATATTTTACGACCATATCACCATATCCTGCGGTATTTGCCATTTTATATTTTATTATTTTCATTATGGATTACGTTTTTATGCGTAATTATATGACCAATGCATTGTTCTTTCTCTTCTTAACACTTGTTTTTAAAAACTCTAAATATTTGATATTGAAGTCGGTGATTTTATTATTTCTGGCCTTTACATTTCATAATACTGGAGTATTTTATTTTACATTCTTACTCGTTTTAAGAACTAAGATGAGTATTAAAAAACTTTCTCTTATTATTTTAGGAATAATTATATTGCTCGCGACCTCTATGACAGTATTTATTTCGTTTATTGGGAGCAAGCTAATTGCTGGAAAAATACTTTATTACGCAACTGGGGATAGTCCGATAGGCCCTGCTGCAAGTCATGCGGTGATTGTGTTTGTATTGTTATTATTTATTTATTATACCAAAGAAAAACAACTTGTTCTTTCCTTGGAAAAACAACGGATTATCACCTTATTTCAAAAAGTAAATATAATAACACTTATATATGTTCCCTTATATTTCTTCATTCCTGATTTTGGTAGATTTTTTAGAGTGTTATTTCCCATAGAGTTATTTTTTATACTCTATTTGTTTTATTGCTATAAAAAAATCAATTTACGTGTTATTTTAGGATTGATTTTAATAGGCATGTACTCTATTATTTTATACCAGTTTTCATCCAGTACGTTGAAATGGACCTATTATCCATTGTTTGAATCTAACCTTATTTATAGCTCTCCATGA
- a CDS encoding polysaccharide biosynthesis C-terminal domain-containing protein produces the protein MLQYLSIGFVLYGIGDFFNRFLLAKGKGKQLRNASFLVGFTLLIGNVIFIYLYGGGGAAFARILSGLMYALVILYYYRKEIKGL, from the coding sequence ATGTTGCAATATTTATCTATTGGATTTGTTCTTTATGGAATTGGGGATTTCTTTAATAGATTTTTGTTGGCAAAAGGAAAAGGGAAACAACTTAGGAATGCATCATTTCTTGTTGGTTTTACTCTACTAATAGGAAATGTTATATTTATTTATTTATATGGAGGCGGAGGAGCTGCATTTGCACGTATTTTATCAGGCTTAATGTATGCATTGGTAATTTTATATTATTATAGAAAAGAAATTAAAGGATTATGA
- a CDS encoding nucleotide sugar dehydrogenase produces MKDFKIAVIGLGYVGLPLARLFATKFPVVGFDINQQRVKELNQGKDITLEVEDEILQSVLIKENPFEEIENGLFCSNNITDIQSANIYIVTVPTPVDKNKRPDLTPLYKSSETVGTVLSEGDIVIYESTVYPGVTEEECIPVLEKVSGLVFNKDFHAGYSPERINPGDKEHTVENILKVTSGSTPEIGKIVNELYQSIITAGTHLAPTIKVAEAAKVIENSQRDINIAFVNELAKIFNILGIDTHAVLAAASTKWNFLPFKPGLVGGHCIGVDPYYLAQKAQEHGYHPEIILAGRRLNDSMGEYVASQIIKTMIKKNIKINGSKVLNLGITFKENCPDVRNTKAVDVIKGLKDYSLEVMTYDPWANPLEVAHEYGLPIYNEIPNEKFSVIVLTVSHKEFADFDFNKYLIDGGIIYDIKGFIEHDNVTRL; encoded by the coding sequence ATGAAAGATTTTAAAATTGCGGTTATAGGGTTAGGATATGTAGGATTACCCTTAGCCCGATTATTTGCCACCAAATTTCCGGTGGTTGGTTTCGATATCAATCAACAAAGAGTTAAAGAACTCAATCAAGGAAAAGATATAACGCTAGAAGTTGAAGATGAGATTTTACAATCTGTACTAATAAAAGAAAATCCTTTTGAAGAAATTGAAAATGGATTGTTTTGTTCAAACAATATTACTGATATCCAAAGTGCAAATATTTATATAGTTACTGTTCCTACGCCTGTAGATAAGAATAAACGCCCGGATTTAACTCCTTTATATAAATCATCTGAAACAGTAGGGACAGTTCTTTCAGAAGGAGATATTGTGATTTATGAATCGACGGTATATCCTGGTGTTACAGAAGAAGAATGTATTCCCGTACTAGAAAAAGTTTCAGGATTAGTGTTCAACAAAGATTTTCATGCAGGGTATTCCCCCGAAAGAATTAACCCTGGAGATAAGGAACATACAGTGGAGAACATACTGAAAGTGACTTCAGGTTCTACACCGGAAATCGGAAAAATTGTGAATGAATTATACCAGTCTATTATCACTGCTGGTACTCACCTTGCGCCAACCATTAAGGTTGCGGAAGCTGCAAAGGTTATTGAAAATTCTCAGAGAGATATTAATATTGCATTTGTTAACGAGCTGGCAAAAATTTTTAATATTCTAGGTATTGATACCCATGCCGTTTTAGCAGCTGCATCTACAAAGTGGAACTTTTTACCGTTTAAACCAGGACTAGTTGGTGGTCATTGCATTGGAGTTGACCCGTACTATTTAGCACAAAAGGCTCAGGAACATGGTTATCATCCTGAAATTATCTTAGCTGGTCGTCGATTAAATGATTCTATGGGTGAATATGTTGCTTCACAGATTATAAAAACAATGATCAAGAAAAATATTAAAATTAATGGAAGTAAAGTTTTAAATTTAGGAATTACTTTTAAAGAAAATTGTCCAGATGTTCGAAATACAAAGGCTGTAGATGTAATAAAAGGTCTCAAAGATTATTCCTTAGAGGTTATGACCTATGATCCTTGGGCAAATCCTTTGGAGGTAGCACATGAGTATGGACTGCCTATTTATAATGAAATTCCAAATGAAAAATTTAGTGTTATTGTATTAACTGTATCTCATAAAGAATTTGCAGATTTTGATTTTAACAAATATCTGATTGATGGCGGAATAATCTATGACATTAAAGGCTTTATTGAACATGATAATGTCACAAGATTATAA
- a CDS encoding acyltransferase family protein: MKDFRADIQGLRALAVFLVFIFHISSSTLPGGFLGVDIFFVISGYLISGIILSKKEKGNFTFINFYIGRLKRIVPVYYIVLIAVLIAAVIIYLPSDILQLRMNAFWSSIFASNLYFSTLDTYFGASSIENPFLHTWTLAIEMQFYFLLPLLLFFVNKKWLPVLLMFLIIGLLGYSLCGTYLFDLKSQMYFSLPARIPEFCIGALFAVKQDYLKKLGNTTLNCISAVSLIIIIICSFLFSEKSDYPGYLVIFPCISTAFLLVNKVSFINKKIFSNKIAVHIGELSYSIYLWHWPVMALYRYYKSSNEFNFGEIALITVSTYLLSLLTYYTVENYFRKTNNVKFFTLFSIPVIILGVFAVLLPRINTHFYKIPDKYSRPVFGLKSHSYDFKEVESFGDLTRKRDSILLIGDSHALVYKNILNNLGKSHAFNFRTVTNDRYLNIPGFSESDFFNKESFTQYSKIMKATNEEIKKAKVIFICSVWFDDLPTLPSAVNQFLESLDSSQKVIILPDYPTPNNNPIRINRDFIKNPDSDYKYKIEDKRLPARIKKVLERYKNVHVINIDFRSKLKDIPFNRDTLMYYDKGHLNLYGTEVVSKEFDEEFMNGINKALQKHKQ; the protein is encoded by the coding sequence ATGAAAGATTTTAGGGCAGATATCCAGGGATTAAGAGCTTTAGCGGTTTTTTTAGTATTTATTTTCCATATTTCTTCTTCCACTTTACCTGGAGGATTTCTAGGAGTAGACATTTTTTTTGTCATTTCTGGTTATTTAATTTCTGGTATTATTTTAAGCAAAAAAGAAAAAGGAAACTTTACATTTATAAATTTTTATATTGGAAGGCTTAAACGTATAGTTCCAGTGTACTATATTGTTTTAATAGCTGTGCTCATTGCAGCAGTTATTATCTATTTACCAAGTGATATCTTGCAACTTAGAATGAATGCATTCTGGTCTTCAATTTTTGCTTCAAATTTATATTTTTCTACCTTAGATACTTATTTTGGAGCATCAAGTATAGAGAATCCTTTTCTTCATACTTGGACGTTAGCTATTGAAATGCAGTTTTATTTTTTGTTACCACTGTTACTTTTCTTTGTCAATAAAAAATGGCTGCCAGTTCTATTGATGTTTCTAATAATTGGTCTTTTAGGTTATTCATTGTGTGGAACCTATTTGTTTGATCTTAAAAGCCAGATGTACTTTTCTTTACCTGCAAGAATTCCTGAGTTTTGTATAGGAGCTTTATTTGCAGTTAAACAAGATTATTTGAAGAAGCTTGGAAATACAACACTCAATTGTATATCAGCAGTTAGTTTAATTATAATCATTATTTGTTCTTTTCTGTTTTCCGAAAAATCTGATTATCCTGGGTATCTAGTTATTTTTCCTTGCATTTCGACGGCATTTTTACTTGTCAATAAAGTTAGTTTTATTAACAAGAAGATTTTCAGTAATAAAATAGCGGTTCATATCGGAGAATTGTCATATTCTATCTACTTATGGCATTGGCCTGTAATGGCATTATATCGATATTATAAAAGCAGCAATGAATTTAATTTTGGAGAAATTGCTTTAATTACAGTCTCTACTTATTTGTTATCATTACTCACCTATTATACAGTAGAAAACTATTTTAGGAAAACCAATAACGTTAAGTTTTTTACTCTTTTCAGCATTCCTGTAATTATTTTGGGGGTATTCGCCGTGTTATTACCACGAATCAACACCCATTTTTATAAAATACCAGATAAGTATTCTCGACCGGTTTTTGGCCTTAAATCACATTCCTATGATTTTAAAGAAGTTGAAAGTTTCGGGGATTTAACTAGAAAAAGAGATTCAATTTTGTTAATTGGAGACAGTCATGCTTTAGTGTACAAGAATATTTTAAATAATCTGGGAAAATCACATGCTTTTAACTTCAGAACAGTGACAAATGACAGGTACCTTAATATTCCTGGTTTTAGTGAATCTGATTTTTTTAATAAAGAATCGTTTACACAGTATTCTAAGATAATGAAAGCCACTAATGAAGAAATAAAGAAAGCTAAAGTGATCTTTATTTGTTCAGTATGGTTTGATGATTTGCCTACATTACCAAGCGCGGTGAATCAATTTCTTGAAAGCCTAGACAGCTCTCAAAAAGTTATAATCTTGCCAGACTATCCAACTCCTAATAATAATCCAATAAGGATTAATAGAGATTTTATTAAAAATCCTGATTCAGATTATAAATATAAAATTGAAGATAAGCGTTTGCCTGCTAGAATCAAAAAAGTTTTGGAACGATACAAGAATGTACACGTGATCAATATTGATTTTAGAAGTAAATTAAAAGATATACCATTCAATAGAGACACATTAATGTACTATGATAAAGGACATTTAAATTTATATGGAACCGAAGTGGTATCTAAAGAATTTGATGAAGAATTTATGAATGGTATTAATAAAGCTTTACAAAAACATAAACAATGA
- a CDS encoding SDR family oxidoreductase produces the protein MKKILITGGAGFIGSNLTEYFLEKRYEVICLDNFATGHRRNIEPFLANPKYRLIEGDIRDFKTCLMAAQGVDYVLHEAALGSVPRSIKDPQTSNEVNVSGFLNMLVAAKDANVKRFVYAASSSTYGDSQALPKVEDVIGRPLSPYAITKYVNELYADVFSKTYGMECIGLRYFNVFGRRQDPNGVYAAVIPLFVKQFISGQSPKINGVGDYSRDFTYIDNVIQMNELAMLTENQEGINTVYNTAVGERTTLNDLVLCLKKLLSNYDEKIANIEIVYGPQRQGDIPHSLASIEKAKKLLDYSPSHTLEEGLKEAVKWYWDNLR, from the coding sequence ATGAAAAAGATTTTAATTACAGGAGGTGCGGGGTTTATAGGCTCAAATCTTACAGAATACTTTTTGGAAAAAAGATATGAAGTTATTTGTTTAGATAATTTTGCTACTGGGCATCGACGTAACATTGAACCTTTTTTAGCGAATCCGAAATATAGACTTATTGAAGGAGATATTCGTGATTTTAAAACTTGTCTAATGGCAGCACAAGGAGTGGATTATGTACTGCATGAAGCAGCATTAGGATCAGTTCCCAGATCAATAAAAGATCCTCAAACATCTAATGAAGTTAATGTTTCTGGCTTTTTGAATATGTTAGTGGCAGCAAAAGATGCAAATGTTAAAAGATTTGTTTATGCTGCTTCTTCTTCAACATATGGGGATTCTCAAGCTTTGCCGAAAGTGGAAGACGTAATTGGTCGCCCATTATCTCCATATGCAATTACAAAATATGTCAACGAGCTATACGCAGATGTCTTTAGTAAAACTTATGGAATGGAGTGTATTGGTTTACGTTACTTTAATGTTTTTGGACGACGTCAGGATCCCAATGGAGTTTATGCAGCAGTTATTCCTTTATTCGTAAAACAATTTATTAGTGGGCAATCACCAAAAATTAATGGGGTAGGAGATTATTCCAGAGATTTTACTTATATTGATAATGTTATTCAGATGAATGAATTAGCAATGTTAACAGAAAATCAAGAGGGAATTAATACTGTTTACAATACTGCGGTAGGAGAACGAACTACTTTAAATGATTTGGTACTATGTCTAAAAAAATTGTTAAGCAATTATGATGAAAAAATAGCTAATATTGAAATAGTATATGGACCTCAGCGACAAGGTGATATTCCTCATTCATTAGCATCAATAGAGAAAGCAAAAAAATTATTAGACTATTCACCTAGCCATACTCTTGAAGAAGGACTAAAAGAGGCAGTTAAATGGTACTGGGATAACCTAAGATAA